The sequence GCGAACTGACCCGGCTGCGTGCCTCCGTCGTCAACACCAAGAGCCTGGCGCGACTCGCTTCGCGCCTCAGCCTCGGCGATTACCTGCTCCTGGGCAAGGGCGCGCACAAGACCGGCGCTCGGTCACTTCAGTCGATCCTCGCTAACACCTTCGAGGCCGTGATCGGGGCCATCTTCCTCGACCAGGGTTACCGTGCCGCGTACCGTCTATTCAGCCGCAGCTTGATCGATGTCCAGGCCTGGCCTGACGACAACTACAAGGGCCGGTTGCAGGAGGTCACCCAGGAGAGGTTCCTGACCACGCCCCAGTATGAGATCGTGTCCGCCTCCGGCCCCGGCCACCGGCGCGAGTACACGGCCGAGGTGACATTCGGCGACACCATCAAGGGGCTTGGCGAGGGACGAACAAAGCGAGCTGCCGAGCAGATGGCCGCGCGGGAGGCGCTTGCCGCCCTCGGCGCACTCGACAAACCGCCCCAACCGGATGAGGTCCTCGAGGCAGTCGCCGCGCACGAAGCCAAGCGTTAGCGAATTTTCTGGTTGCCCGCTCGGCCGGGACCGTGGTCTAATAGCCGGGTGACCCGCGCCGTGGTCCCTGCATTCGTCATTGATGGGCGCGATGGCCCAGCCATGCACGTCCCTTCATAGCCCGTGCATTTAAAGTCACTGCGCATCCAGGGGTTCAAAACCTTCGCGCGTCGCACCGAACTTCCCTTCAGCCGCGGAATAACGGCGATCGTCGGCCCCAACGGAAGCG comes from Candidatus Dormiibacterota bacterium and encodes:
- the rnc gene encoding ribonuclease III, producing the protein MQKLQRTLRVRFHDAALLRQALTHRSYNNEHPERGDADNERLEYLGDAVLELIAAEHLYHTYATSDEGELTRLRASVVNTKSLARLASRLSLGDYLLLGKGAHKTGARSLQSILANTFEAVIGAIFLDQGYRAAYRLFSRSLIDVQAWPDDNYKGRLQEVTQERFLTTPQYEIVSASGPGHRREYTAEVTFGDTIKGLGEGRTKRAAEQMAAREALAALGALDKPPQPDEVLEAVAAHEAKR
- a CDS encoding AAA family ATPase; translated protein: MHLKSLRIQGFKTFARRTELPFSRGITAIVGPNGS